From a single Leishmania braziliensis MHOM/BR/75/M2904 complete genome, chromosome 28 genomic region:
- a CDS encoding putative haloacid dehalogenase-like hydrolase: protein MTIKAIVTDLDGTLLNQQHCISDYTVKVLKRLKEKGICFIVATGRPYTEVFYRIRKCQLEPDYIITSNGARIHDGAFNLVREHNIRPEFVESLVRIRTIKNSATGAELPKKFITNIYREAEWLTDKSLPELSAAFHDDFHCTDLREGLYELQAAELHGVHEVWFIGEPDELVQLDSALREQHSGHLSCTFSLPYILNCAPAGVNKGNSMREVAEVLGLTLDEVACFGDGMNDESMLQITATSFITANGQQELKEAVPHAQIIGTNADDGVAKKLEEMFLSS from the coding sequence ATGACCATCAAGGCTATCGTTACAGACCTCGACGGTACACTGCTCAACCAGCAGCACTGCATCAGCGACTATACCGTTAAAGTCCTGAAGAGGCTCAAGGAAAAGGGTATTTGTTTTATCGTGGCCACCGGTCGCCCCTACACGGAGGTATTCTACAGGATTCGCAAATGCCAGCTAGAGCCAGACTACATCATCACCAGCAATGGCGCCCGCATCCACGATGGCGCTTTCAACCTCGTGCGTGAGCACAACATCCGACCGGAGTTTGTGGAGTCACTCGTGCGTATTCGCACCATCAAGAACTCTGCGACAGGTGCTGAGCTTCCGAAAAAGTTCATCACAAACATCTATCGCGAGGCTGAGTGGCTGACGGACAAGAGCCTGCCCGAACTGAGCGCCGCCTTCCACGATGACTTCCACTGTACCGACCTCCGTGAGGGCCTGTACGAGCTGCAGGCCGCGGAGCTGCACGGGGTGCATGAGGTGTGGTTCATCGGCGAACCCGAcgagctggtgcagctggATAGTGCGCTCCGTGAGCAGCACTCAGGCCACCTTAGCTGCactttttccctcccctaCATTTTAAACTGTGCCCCGGCTGGTGTTAACAAGGGCAACAGCATGCGCGAGGTAGCAGAGGTGCTGGGGTTGACGCTGGATGAGGTAGCCTGCTTTGGCGATGGCATGAACGATGAGTCGATGCTGCAGATAACCGCGACGTCCTTTATTACGGCAAATGGGCAACAGGAATTGAAGGAAGCCGTGCCGCACGCGCAGATTATCGGCACGAACGCCGACGATGGTGTGGCCaagaagctggaggagatgtTCCTCTCGTCCTAA
- a CDS encoding haloacid dehalogenase-like hydrolase-like protein has protein sequence MAPAKIKAVFVDLDGTLFNSHHFISLRTATVIQALKERGVAFIVATGRPFPDVFGNLAKANLSPDFIITSNGARIHDARQNTLFAGDINTESVCRLFQLSPHLTDEGVVDPAVQARHILFNINCRDRWFTNECVAEVRAAFHPSFIYEQVDPMTQTTETLKGTHSMWIRGAHADLVCVKKYVDRELSHEVTCTFALPHILDCFAKGINKGVAMRTVCTHIGIALSETIAFGDGMNDIQMLVEAGKGFVMGNAAEMVKQAAPELPVIPSNNEEGVAWQLEELLVADAFVECSRNNEAAVSQPV, from the coding sequence ATGGCACCGGCTAAGATCAAGGCTGTGTTCGTGGACCTGGATGGCACTCTGTTCAACTCGCACCACTTCATTAGCCTCCGCACCGCCACTGTGATTCAGGCACTCAAGGAGCGGGGGGTCGCCTTCATTGTAGCCACAGGACGTCCATTTCCTGACGTGTTTGGCAACCTCGCCAAGGCGAATTTGAGTCCGGATTTCATCATTACCAGCAATGGGGCACGCATCCACGACGCCCGGCAGAACACCCTCTTTGCGGGGGACATCAACACTGAGAGCGTCTGCCGACTCTTTCAGCTGTCGCCGCACCTCACGGATGAGGGAGTGGTCGATCCAGCAGTGCAGGCGCGACACATCTTGTTTAACATCAACTGTAGGGATCGATGGTTCACCAACGAGTGTGTTGCAGAAGTCCGTGCAGCCTTTCACCCCTCATTCATCTACGAGCAGGTTGACCCAATGACACAGACCACCGAGACACTCAAGGGCACGCACAGCATGTGGATCCGCGGCGCGCATGCGGATCTAGTGTGCGTGAAGAAGTACGTGGACCGTGAACTTTCCCACGAGGTCACCTGTACCTTTGCATTACCTCATATCCTCGACTGTTTTGCCAAGGGTATCAACAAGGGCGTCGCGATGCGCACGGTGTGCACGCACATTGGCATCGCTCTTAGCGAGACCATCGCGTTCGGCGATGGCATGAATGATATTCAAATGCTGGTAGAAGCAGGGAAGGGTTTTGTTATGGGGAATGCGGCAGAAATGGTGAAGCAAGCCGCACCGGAGCTCCCCGTTATTCCGTCAAACAACGAGGAAGGCGTCGCGTGGCAActcgaggagctgctggtgGCAGATGCCTTCGTCGAGTGTTCGCGGAATAACGAGGCAGCGGTGTCTCAACCGGTTTGA
- a CDS encoding haloacid dehalogenase-like hydrolase-like protein: MPPPFRYVITDMDGTLLSPDHVVSDYTRDTLKTLVHQYGVIPILATGRIYADVSIVGEKLKKYIWGDDTAVPGAQEPASPSRAPELYLVTSNGAVVHNGVTHEVVFQTSIDPALAEKLLQILPSDETVVNTNAYQNDDWVCRINWPEMLTLYKESGFRFIHVPNPLPSSMYSSASVVASSAATARGIAIGNYTGISKIFFITDDAARLQALTDEVRVIAKAHGGAPVSLTFSMSDCLDIMASGVTKGEALKKLFAIILPPKDGVDVVADALAHSIAFGDGLNDAEMLAAAGKGCVMGNANPKLIAQHPELEVILPNAEDGVAKKLRSVFNLPL, translated from the coding sequence ATGCCACCTCCGTTTCGCTATGTCATCACCGATATGGACGGCACATTGCTGTCGCCGGACCATGTGGTGAGCGACTACACCCGTGACACGCTCAAGACGCTCGTGCATCAATACGGCGTAATACCCATTTTGGCGACGGGTCGTATCTATGCTGATGTGAGCATCGTGGGTGAAAAACTCAAGAAGTACATTTGGGGCGATGACACGGCAGTACCCGGCGCCCAGGAGCCTGCTAGCCCATCGAGAGCTCCAGAGCTCTACCTGGTAACCTCCAAcggcgctgtggtgcacAACGGTGTAACACACGAAGTCGTCTTTCAGACCTCCATCGATCCTGCACTggcggagaagctgctcCAGATTCTGCCGAGCGACGAGACAGTTGTGAACACAAACGCCTACCAGAATGATGACTGGGTGTGCCGCATCAACTGGCCGGAAATGCTGACTCTTTACAAGGAGAGTGGATTTCGCTTCATTCATGTACCCAatccgctgccgtcgtcgatGTACTCATCAGCCTCGGTTGTGGCATCGTCCGCTGCGACAGCGCGCGGTATTGCGATTGGCAACTACACAGGTATTTCCAAGATCTTCTTCATTACCGACGACGCCGCTCGTCTGCAGGCACTTACAGACGAGGTGCGCGTCATCGCCAAAGCCCACGGTGGTGCACCGGTGTCGCTAACCTTCTCGATGTCGGACTGCCTGGACATCATGGCGAGTGGCGTGACGAAAGGCGAGGCGCTGAAGAAGCTCTTTGCCATCATCCTGCCGCCGAAGGATGGAGTTGATGTTGTCGCCGACGCCCTCGCGCACTCTATTGCGTTTGGCGACGGACTCAACGATGCAGAAATGCTCGCAGCCGCCGGTAAGGGGTGTGTCATGGGAAATGCAAACCCAAAGCTCATTGCGCAGCACCCGGAGCTGGAGGTGATTCTTCCAAACGCCGAAGATGGCGTCGCAAAGAAGCTACGAAGCGTGTTTAATCTTCCGCTCTAA